A genomic segment from uncultured Desulfuromonas sp. encodes:
- a CDS encoding tetratricopeptide repeat protein, with amino-acid sequence MANKDKILAAAQKHLQKNNLAKAIKEYEKVLKIDGRDVRSRQKLAELLARLGKPEEALKEYETVAAHYAENTFYLKAIAVYKQMQKLDPQNTSYTLKLAKLNEQQGLVGNALSEYRVLLHHHQQHEEHDDAIKVLLRMQDLDPENITIGMQMAEFYAKIDKNDEAMKAFGKVEQRIRDLGNYKQLQKFYEHFMQVWPNNLTIQVNYGSAMVELGEALGGVQFLTNLQRQNPGNMDILSALAAGYHACSEFPHELKCLQALVQAQPGNLDFWLRYFQASVDAQQYEKALEALEANREQFFTAERVAELKPFYEKMHEVFPDNKALLPSLQAVYEHLGEGEKLFSIISDSGTSEPTFASEETSDFGAGDVNDFDAITFDAITFDEIAPSSEVEASSPSDEFEFDSLEFDLVDDDSSSTDDASFDDISFDISDDDSSAPAVDIQTDLEEADFYLQQGLWEEAEQVCKRLSRVCPDNAELQKRLETIDAQRHGDAPQAAAAKGTKVAVALQPESAAEESFDLDMVIDDSFVAPLENVDLNMGEEDIDSSLESSLSLGAQEDTVNDLADSQRGIQTVIGDEDTESAYNLGVAYKEMGLYDDAIAEFDKAMRSPLRKIDSLSLKAACFVDQQKFQEAEDVLTLGLSDSLLSTKDRVVLYYETGLLYEAWHRYADALASYQVVADNEATFRDVSIKILELKELVDDDTDLSAGESRVSYL; translated from the coding sequence GTGGCAAATAAAGATAAAATATTAGCAGCCGCTCAAAAGCATCTGCAGAAAAATAATCTTGCAAAAGCGATCAAGGAGTACGAGAAGGTACTTAAGATTGATGGACGCGATGTGCGTAGCCGTCAGAAATTGGCCGAATTGCTCGCACGGCTAGGCAAGCCTGAAGAAGCTCTGAAAGAGTATGAAACCGTTGCGGCTCATTATGCCGAAAATACGTTTTACCTGAAGGCTATTGCCGTCTACAAGCAGATGCAGAAGCTTGATCCGCAAAATACATCTTACACCCTGAAACTTGCCAAACTCAACGAACAGCAGGGCTTAGTTGGCAACGCCCTGTCTGAATATCGTGTTCTGCTGCATCATCATCAGCAGCATGAGGAACATGATGACGCGATCAAGGTTCTGTTGCGCATGCAGGATCTGGATCCGGAAAATATTACCATCGGCATGCAAATGGCGGAGTTCTACGCCAAAATTGATAAGAATGACGAGGCCATGAAGGCCTTTGGCAAAGTGGAACAACGCATTCGCGATCTGGGTAATTATAAGCAACTGCAGAAATTCTACGAACATTTTATGCAGGTCTGGCCGAACAACCTGACGATTCAGGTGAACTATGGTTCTGCCATGGTCGAGCTCGGAGAGGCCTTGGGTGGTGTTCAGTTCCTGACAAACCTGCAACGCCAGAACCCAGGCAATATGGACATTCTGTCAGCATTGGCTGCAGGATATCATGCTTGCAGCGAATTCCCCCATGAACTCAAATGCCTGCAGGCTCTTGTTCAGGCCCAACCTGGTAATCTTGATTTCTGGTTGCGTTATTTTCAGGCGAGTGTTGATGCCCAGCAGTATGAAAAAGCCCTTGAAGCTCTCGAGGCAAATCGGGAACAATTTTTTACTGCGGAACGGGTTGCTGAACTCAAGCCGTTCTATGAAAAAATGCACGAGGTTTTTCCTGACAACAAAGCGTTACTGCCCTCTTTGCAGGCTGTTTACGAGCACCTTGGCGAAGGGGAAAAACTTTTCAGCATCATCTCCGATTCTGGTACTTCTGAGCCAACGTTCGCATCTGAGGAAACGAGTGATTTTGGCGCCGGGGACGTCAATGATTTTGACGCAATTACTTTTGACGCAATTACTTTTGACGAGATAGCACCCTCTTCCGAAGTAGAAGCTTCTTCTCCCTCGGACGAATTTGAATTTGATTCCCTCGAGTTTGATCTTGTTGATGACGATAGCTCGTCGACAGATGATGCCTCCTTTGATGATATCAGCTTTGATATTTCAGATGACGACAGCTCTGCGCCTGCGGTGGATATTCAGACGGACCTTGAAGAGGCGGATTTTTATCTGCAACAGGGGCTTTGGGAAGAAGCGGAGCAGGTTTGCAAGCGTTTGTCTCGGGTTTGCCCCGATAATGCTGAGCTGCAAAAACGTCTTGAAACCATTGATGCACAACGTCATGGTGACGCGCCTCAGGCCGCTGCTGCAAAAGGCACTAAAGTTGCTGTTGCGTTGCAACCTGAGAGTGCTGCAGAAGAGTCTTTTGACCTGGATATGGTGATTGACGACTCCTTTGTTGCTCCGCTTGAGAATGTTGACCTGAATATGGGCGAGGAAGATATTGACTCCAGTCTGGAAAGTTCTTTGTCTTTGGGCGCTCAGGAAGACACGGTGAACGACCTAGCGGATTCTCAACGCGGGATTCAGACCGTTATTGGTGATGAAGATACCGAGTCTGCTTATAACCTCGGTGTTGCGTACAAAGAGATGGGTCTTTATGATGATGCGATTGCCGAGTTTGACAAGGCCATGCGTAGCCCGTTGCGTAAAATAGACAGTTTGTCTCTCAAGGCGGCTTGCTTTGTTGATCAGCAAAAATTTCAGGAAGCTGAGGATGTCCTGACTCTGGGGTTGTCGGATTCTTTACTCAGCACAAAAGACCGAGTGGTGCTCTATTATGAAACCGGTCTGCTCTATGAAGCGTGGCATCGTTATGCTGATGCCCTGGCCAGTTATCAGGTCGTTGCGGACAATGAAGCGACTTTCCGTGATGTCAGTATCAAAATTCTGGAATTGAAAGAACTGGTTGATGATGATACTGATCTGTCAGCGGGAGAATCACGCGTTTCATACCTGTAA
- a CDS encoding pseudouridine synthase, with product MATVERLQKIIAQAGLASRRQAEQWLQDGRVRVNGRLVTLGDKADPGIDRIEVDGRPLPKAEQKLYLLLNKPLGFVTTLKDPQGRPTIRRFLNGVDQRVYPVGRLDVNSEGLLLLTNDGWLTQHLLHPRHQVSKTYRVKVSGRISPEACRQLEEGVELEDGLTAPAVVRNVHYSARNSWFDLEIREGRNRQVRRMCRQVGFEVSALKRIRIGPLELGDLGRGQCRYLTSKEIQQLKSIFRR from the coding sequence ATGGCAACAGTTGAGCGTCTCCAGAAGATTATTGCTCAGGCCGGGCTGGCCTCGCGTCGCCAGGCAGAGCAGTGGCTTCAGGACGGCCGGGTACGTGTCAATGGCCGTCTGGTCACTCTTGGCGACAAAGCCGATCCGGGCATCGATCGGATTGAGGTTGATGGGCGTCCGTTGCCTAAGGCCGAGCAGAAACTCTACCTCCTCCTGAACAAGCCTTTAGGCTTTGTGACAACGCTTAAGGATCCGCAGGGGCGCCCTACCATTCGCCGTTTTCTCAACGGCGTTGACCAGAGGGTTTATCCCGTGGGCCGTCTTGATGTGAACAGTGAGGGTTTGCTATTACTGACCAATGACGGCTGGTTGACACAACATCTTTTGCATCCTCGTCACCAGGTTAGTAAGACCTATCGGGTCAAGGTCAGTGGGCGTATCAGTCCGGAGGCCTGCAGGCAGCTTGAAGAAGGGGTCGAGCTGGAAGATGGTTTGACGGCTCCCGCTGTCGTGCGCAATGTTCACTATTCGGCGCGAAATAGCTGGTTTGATCTTGAAATTCGTGAAGGCCGTAACCGTCAGGTCCGGAGAATGTGCCGTCAGGTGGGGTTCGAGGTCAGTGCATTAAAGCGTATCCGTATTGGTCCCTTGGAGCTGGGAGACCTTGGCAGGGGGCAGTGTCGATATTTAACTTCAAAGGAAATTCAGCAACTTAAATCGATTTTTCGTCGTTAG
- the scpB gene encoding SMC-Scp complex subunit ScpB, whose amino-acid sequence MDTSNGLLKARLEAVLFSSDEPLRFDRLQTLFEIDATVLRQSLQELMVEYAQENRGIILQEVAGGFQIRTRPEYASWIHKLNKTRVTRLSKAATESLAIIAYRQPVTRAEIEYLRGVDSGGVVRMLMEKQLVKIVGKKDVPGRPLLYGTSRHFLEFFGLKDLTELPNLQEFSDPEDGALSLEMDFEGHGNS is encoded by the coding sequence ATGGATACCAGTAACGGTTTGCTCAAAGCCCGCCTTGAAGCGGTTTTGTTCAGTAGTGACGAACCGTTGCGATTTGACCGGTTGCAGACGCTGTTTGAGATTGATGCCACTGTGCTGCGGCAAAGTTTGCAGGAACTTATGGTGGAGTATGCCCAGGAGAACCGGGGGATTATTTTACAGGAAGTGGCCGGTGGTTTTCAAATTCGCACACGACCGGAATATGCCTCCTGGATTCATAAATTGAACAAAACTCGGGTAACGCGATTGTCCAAGGCGGCAACCGAGAGTCTGGCGATTATCGCTTATCGTCAGCCGGTGACCCGGGCAGAAATAGAATATTTACGCGGCGTGGACTCCGGCGGGGTCGTGCGCATGTTGATGGAAAAACAACTTGTTAAAATTGTTGGAAAAAAGGATGTTCCTGGTCGACCTTTGTTGTATGGAACCAGCCGTCATTTTCTCGAGTTCTTTGGTTTGAAAGATCTGACAGAGTTGCCGAATCTTCAGGAATTCTCCGATCCTGAAGATGGGGCTCTGTCATTAGAAATGGACTTTGAAGGTCATGGCAACAGTTGA
- a CDS encoding segregation/condensation protein A — protein sequence MRRSSIFYSAVDNSPQEPTSPVYQVHLESFDGPLDLLLHLVNKNEMDIYDISMAEITRQYLESLDQMKEHNLDIASEFLVMAATLMYIKSRMLLPKREPDEGEEEEVDPRAELVQRLLEYRRYKEGAEQLDEYPQLNRDVFARPEGLEDRDGHEERESEPMVHDVGVYDLVKALRELLQEAPEPPVHAVTKSAMTVAQGIRHLLARLRHQEMVSFRDCISQTPRRDEIVTTFIAVLELVKLQLCRVVQLNQKGTLYLYPAESVRRGEVQRVDGVDHGYQ from the coding sequence TTGAGGCGGTCATCCATTTTTTATTCAGCCGTGGATAATTCTCCGCAAGAACCGACATCTCCTGTTTATCAGGTGCATCTGGAATCGTTTGACGGTCCGCTGGATCTTCTTTTGCATCTGGTTAACAAAAACGAGATGGATATCTATGATATTTCCATGGCGGAAATTACCCGGCAGTATCTTGAGTCCCTCGACCAGATGAAAGAACATAATCTCGATATCGCCAGCGAATTCCTTGTGATGGCGGCGACTTTGATGTACATCAAATCACGCATGCTGCTGCCGAAACGGGAACCGGATGAGGGGGAAGAGGAAGAGGTTGACCCTCGGGCGGAGCTGGTTCAGCGTCTGCTGGAATATCGTCGCTATAAAGAAGGGGCTGAACAGCTGGATGAGTATCCTCAGCTCAATCGCGATGTCTTTGCCCGCCCGGAAGGTCTTGAGGACAGAGATGGCCATGAAGAGCGTGAATCGGAACCGATGGTGCATGATGTCGGCGTCTATGATTTGGTTAAAGCCCTGCGCGAGCTTTTGCAGGAAGCTCCAGAGCCCCCAGTGCATGCGGTGACGAAATCGGCGATGACTGTGGCTCAAGGTATTCGTCATCTTCTTGCCCGATTGCGCCATCAAGAGATGGTGTCTTTTCGGGATTGTATTTCGCAAACGCCCCGACGCGATGAGATTGTCACCACGTTTATCGCCGTACTTGAGTTGGTGAAGCTGCAGCTATGTCGGGTTGTTCAGCTCAACCAGAAGGGGACCCTGTATCTGTATCCTGCGGAATCGGTCCGTCGTGGTGAGGTGCAACGGGTGGACGGAGTTGATCATGGATACCAGTAA
- a CDS encoding site-2 protease family protein, with protein sequence MEQIFLKISIMLVPALLAVTVHEVAHGYAADRLGDPTARLLGRLTLNPLRHLDPVGTLALLFVGFGWARPVPVNVANLRHPHRSMLWVSLAGPTANFTLALFSALLLHLFGVLERLGFSWLNVIIHPASLMAAFSLYINVILAVFNLIPIPPLDGGRVLAALLPIRYAAILMKLEPFGFFIVIAVVFFTNVWQNLLGPIIIGLVALLAGQQWSVVEAVIHFLFSRG encoded by the coding sequence ATGGAACAGATTTTTCTTAAAATCTCAATCATGCTGGTTCCGGCGCTATTGGCGGTAACGGTGCATGAAGTTGCTCATGGCTATGCTGCTGATCGTCTTGGCGATCCGACGGCCCGCCTTCTCGGGCGTTTGACGCTTAATCCTTTGCGTCATCTTGACCCAGTCGGAACATTGGCATTACTTTTTGTCGGCTTTGGGTGGGCACGCCCCGTCCCCGTCAATGTTGCCAACTTGCGTCACCCGCATCGGAGTATGCTCTGGGTGTCTCTGGCGGGCCCAACGGCGAATTTTACGTTGGCACTCTTCTCGGCCCTATTGCTCCACCTGTTTGGGGTTCTTGAACGTCTCGGCTTTTCTTGGCTGAATGTGATCATACATCCGGCGTCGTTGATGGCTGCATTCAGTTTGTATATCAATGTGATTCTGGCCGTATTCAATTTGATTCCGATCCCCCCTTTGGATGGTGGGCGTGTGCTGGCTGCATTGTTGCCTATTCGCTATGCTGCCATCCTGATGAAACTGGAACCGTTTGGTTTTTTCATTGTGATCGCCGTGGTGTTCTTCACCAATGTCTGGCAAAATCTGTTAGGTCCGATCATTATCGGGCTGGTCGCTCTTTTGGCTGGTCAGCAGTGGAGCGTGGTTGAGGCGGTCATCCATTTTTTATTCAGCCGTGGATAA
- a CDS encoding CBS domain-containing protein: MDVVTTHINADFDCLGAMVAAQLLYPDAHLVFAGSQEPALRDFLKQYPHGLTFCRFKDLDLKQIRRLILVDVNRASRIGPLEPLLKNPQVEFHLYDHHPVADDERTPDVQVVRRVGSTVTLMCQLLKERGLVPDSRQATMMMLGLYEDTGNLLYSSTVSDDYAAGAFLLECGAELDVVSDYLNRDLSAPQVELLHQLIKSRQVMTIKGVDVNLAHASIDRYVGDIAVLAHKIRDMENLDVLIVAVRLEDRVFLVARSRLEQVHVGQMMAALGGGGHATAASATVRDKTLIQVMDGLPTLLDEVITPQWQARHLMSSPARSVEGIASLGRARDLLTRYNVNALLVIEGDSLKGYITRQTVERAIHHGLSTSAVRDYMSTEFGQVAPDEDLLHVQQLIVAQRQRFVPVVDAGRVVGVITRADLLRHLVSGGRTLRQASDQVLAGDGIGLHRRHVQRLIQTRLPKRIQELLTQIAHVADEMKCPVYAVGGFVRDLLLHKKNLDVDIVVEGNAIAFARRFAEQHACRVRAHEKFVTAVIIFDDGYKLDVASTRTEYYLEPGALPNVEEASIKLDLYRRDFTINTLALALNHDSYGDLLDYFGAQRDLHDKAIRVLHNLSFVEDPTRMFRAVRFEQRLGFKLGMHTENLLRSAVEMDFVQRVSALRLFNELTIILNEEDPFPAISRLKELGLLGCLCPQWRVDDGLKESFRQAGKALNWHELLYTGSPVERWLVYFLCLNQPLSDDEMAVVCDKLSVPQRWQDILVDERRRVMKAFHQLERDQKRLSDARASDISRRLKGIGDEMLLYAMARTRSDDVRLAISQYLTQWRDVKPLLNGDDLLALGVERGPKIGEVLDLLRDARLDGEVKSRQDELERVHFYHMS; this comes from the coding sequence ATGGATGTTGTAACCACCCATATTAATGCCGATTTTGATTGCCTTGGGGCGATGGTGGCGGCACAGCTGCTGTACCCTGACGCCCACTTGGTTTTTGCCGGGTCCCAGGAGCCTGCTCTACGGGATTTTCTGAAACAGTATCCGCATGGCTTGACGTTCTGCCGTTTCAAAGACCTTGATCTCAAGCAGATTCGCCGCCTGATTCTTGTCGATGTCAATCGCGCTTCACGGATTGGTCCGCTTGAACCTTTACTGAAAAATCCTCAGGTCGAATTCCATCTTTATGATCATCATCCCGTTGCTGACGATGAACGTACGCCGGATGTGCAGGTGGTGCGCCGTGTTGGGTCCACGGTGACCCTGATGTGTCAGTTGCTCAAAGAGCGCGGCCTTGTTCCAGATAGCCGCCAGGCAACGATGATGATGCTTGGCCTTTACGAAGATACCGGCAATCTGCTCTATTCCTCGACTGTCAGTGACGATTATGCCGCCGGAGCGTTTTTGCTCGAATGCGGTGCCGAGCTTGACGTGGTATCTGATTATCTTAATCGTGACCTGTCTGCGCCTCAGGTGGAACTGCTTCATCAGTTGATCAAGTCACGTCAGGTGATGACCATTAAGGGGGTTGACGTCAATCTGGCGCATGCCTCGATTGATCGCTATGTCGGCGATATTGCCGTTCTTGCCCATAAAATTCGCGATATGGAAAACCTTGACGTCCTGATCGTTGCCGTGCGGCTTGAGGATCGGGTATTTCTGGTGGCCCGCTCGCGTCTTGAACAGGTTCATGTCGGTCAGATGATGGCAGCGCTTGGCGGTGGCGGTCATGCCACAGCCGCTTCGGCGACCGTCCGGGACAAAACACTGATACAGGTCATGGACGGCTTGCCGACCTTGCTTGACGAGGTGATTACCCCACAGTGGCAGGCGCGGCATCTGATGTCGTCGCCAGCACGTTCAGTCGAAGGCATTGCCTCTCTTGGTCGGGCGCGTGATCTGTTGACACGCTATAATGTCAATGCGTTACTGGTGATTGAGGGGGATTCCTTAAAGGGCTACATTACGCGGCAGACCGTCGAGCGAGCGATTCACCATGGCCTGAGCACCAGTGCTGTGCGTGATTATATGTCCACGGAATTTGGCCAGGTGGCTCCAGATGAGGATCTGTTGCATGTGCAGCAGTTGATTGTCGCGCAGCGCCAGCGTTTTGTACCTGTGGTTGATGCAGGCAGAGTTGTCGGGGTGATCACCCGGGCCGATTTGCTGCGTCACCTGGTCTCCGGGGGGCGGACGTTACGTCAGGCCTCTGATCAGGTGCTGGCCGGTGACGGCATCGGCTTGCATCGACGCCATGTCCAACGGTTGATTCAGACGCGGCTGCCGAAGCGGATTCAGGAACTGCTAACACAAATCGCCCATGTTGCCGATGAGATGAAATGCCCTGTCTATGCGGTAGGCGGGTTTGTGCGGGATCTGCTGTTGCATAAAAAAAATCTTGATGTGGATATTGTCGTTGAAGGCAATGCCATTGCCTTTGCTCGACGTTTTGCCGAGCAGCATGCCTGCCGGGTTCGCGCCCATGAAAAATTTGTTACCGCAGTGATTATCTTTGATGATGGCTATAAACTGGATGTGGCGTCTACCCGCACAGAATATTATCTGGAACCGGGGGCATTGCCCAATGTTGAGGAAGCCTCGATCAAACTGGATTTATACCGCCGCGATTTTACCATTAATACTCTGGCTCTGGCGTTGAATCACGATAGCTATGGTGATCTGCTTGACTATTTCGGTGCACAACGCGATTTACATGACAAGGCCATTCGTGTTCTGCATAATCTAAGTTTTGTCGAGGACCCGACGCGTATGTTTCGGGCCGTGCGCTTCGAACAGCGTCTGGGGTTCAAACTTGGCATGCACACGGAGAACCTGTTGCGCAGTGCCGTGGAAATGGATTTTGTCCAGCGGGTCAGTGCCTTGCGGCTGTTCAATGAGCTGACGATTATTCTCAACGAGGAAGATCCGTTTCCGGCAATTTCACGTCTCAAGGAATTGGGATTGCTCGGCTGTCTGTGTCCCCAGTGGCGGGTTGACGATGGCCTCAAAGAATCATTCCGCCAGGCGGGCAAAGCCTTGAATTGGCATGAGCTGCTTTACACCGGTAGCCCGGTAGAGCGTTGGTTGGTCTATTTTTTATGTTTGAATCAGCCATTATCCGATGATGAAATGGCCGTGGTCTGTGATAAGCTGTCTGTTCCTCAGCGGTGGCAGGATATTCTGGTCGATGAAAGACGTCGGGTCATGAAAGCCTTTCATCAGCTCGAACGTGATCAGAAAAGGCTGTCTGATGCCAGGGCCAGTGACATTTCGCGGCGTCTGAAGGGGATTGGTGATGAGATGCTGCTCTATGCCATGGCCCGAACGCGCAGTGACGACGTCCGATTGGCTATTTCCCAGTATCTCACTCAATGGCGTGATGTGAAGCCACTACTCAATGGTGATGATTTGCTTGCCCTCGGGGTTGAGCGTGGTCCGAAAATCGGTGAGGTTCTTGATCTTTTACGTGATGCGCGTCTTGACGGCGAGGTCAAGTCGCGTCAGGATGAGCTGGAGCGGGTTCATTTTTATCACATGTCTTGA
- a CDS encoding dihydroorotate dehydrogenase, with the protein MSQQTPSLVVDLGGLRLRNPVMPASGTFGYGQEFAPYLDLEKIGAVMTKGISLRPKAGNPTPRIAETSAGMLNAIGLQNVGIDAFIRDKVPYLQALDTPVIVNFFGNQLHEYIEVAQKLSDIEAVDAVELNISCPNVKQGGIVFGTEPCAASEVVSSVRKVLNKPLIVKLTPNVTDITVMARAVEEAGADVISCVNTLTGMAVDIEKRRLHLANGTGGLSGPAIKPVALRMVYQVVRAVKVPVIGIGGIMNATDALEFLLVGATAVQVGTANLVNPGVMAEIVEGIEQFCRDKGLSDINEWIGSLQE; encoded by the coding sequence ATGAGTCAACAAACCCCTTCTCTCGTCGTTGATCTCGGCGGGCTGCGCTTGCGTAATCCCGTCATGCCGGCATCCGGCACGTTTGGCTATGGCCAGGAGTTTGCGCCGTATCTCGACCTGGAAAAGATCGGCGCCGTTATGACCAAAGGGATTTCTCTGCGTCCCAAAGCGGGAAACCCGACGCCGCGCATTGCCGAGACCTCTGCGGGGATGCTTAACGCCATTGGTCTGCAGAATGTCGGCATTGATGCGTTTATCCGCGACAAGGTGCCTTATCTACAAGCATTGGATACCCCGGTTATCGTCAATTTTTTCGGCAATCAACTCCACGAATATATCGAGGTGGCTCAGAAACTCTCAGATATTGAGGCAGTGGATGCGGTCGAGTTGAATATCTCCTGTCCGAATGTCAAGCAAGGAGGCATTGTTTTCGGTACCGAACCCTGTGCCGCTTCAGAGGTGGTCAGCTCCGTGCGTAAGGTGCTGAACAAGCCGCTGATTGTCAAGCTGACTCCCAATGTCACCGATATCACTGTGATGGCGCGTGCTGTTGAAGAGGCCGGTGCTGATGTGATCAGCTGTGTCAATACCCTGACCGGGATGGCGGTGGATATTGAAAAGCGCCGCCTGCATCTGGCGAATGGCACGGGTGGATTGTCCGGGCCGGCGATCAAACCGGTCGCTTTGCGGATGGTTTATCAGGTGGTGCGGGCGGTTAAGGTGCCGGTGATCGGCATCGGTGGTATTATGAATGCAACGGATGCGCTGGAATTTCTCCTTGTCGGTGCAACGGCTGTTCAGGTGGGAACGGCCAATCTGGTCAATCCCGGTGTGATGGCTGAGATTGTGGAGGGTATTGAGCAGTTTTGTCGCGATAAAGGCCTCAGTGATATCAACGAGTGGATCGGCTCACTGCAGGAATAA
- a CDS encoding dihydroorotate dehydrogenase electron transfer subunit, with the protein MQNLKTVILHNREVAPGYYRMAILAPGYPQLAKAGQFVMLRVQLQTQPLLRRPFGIFKTGTLPPECSGMPPREFVELVYKVVGSGTELMATLQRGDQVELLGPLGEGFVVTEDEQPILVGGGIGLVPLFKLAEDLCRQGKKVRLLMGGRTRDDILGITEFERLGVETYVSTDDGSLGEEGLVTVVLERTLLKTPQAQVYACGPTPMLNAVQAICAKHQTPLQVSLEALMACGVGACLGCVVPGKDHREEQPDYLCTCRQGPVFDAAELQWPESGGAA; encoded by the coding sequence ATGCAAAATTTGAAAACGGTGATCCTGCATAACCGTGAAGTGGCTCCCGGCTACTATCGCATGGCTATTCTCGCTCCGGGCTACCCGCAGCTGGCCAAAGCCGGTCAGTTTGTTATGTTGCGGGTACAGCTTCAGACGCAGCCTTTACTGCGGCGTCCTTTCGGCATTTTTAAGACGGGAACGCTCCCGCCGGAGTGCAGTGGCATGCCTCCGCGTGAGTTTGTTGAGCTGGTTTATAAAGTGGTCGGCAGCGGTACTGAACTGATGGCCACCCTGCAACGTGGAGACCAGGTGGAATTGCTCGGTCCTTTGGGCGAGGGGTTTGTCGTTACGGAGGATGAACAGCCGATTCTGGTCGGCGGAGGAATCGGATTGGTGCCGTTGTTCAAGCTGGCGGAAGACCTGTGCCGGCAAGGCAAAAAGGTGCGTCTATTGATGGGGGGACGTACGCGTGACGACATCCTCGGCATTACTGAGTTTGAGCGCCTGGGGGTCGAGACCTATGTGTCGACGGATGATGGCAGCCTTGGTGAGGAAGGGTTGGTTACGGTGGTTCTGGAGCGCACGCTGTTGAAAACGCCCCAGGCGCAGGTCTATGCCTGTGGGCCAACTCCGATGCTCAATGCGGTCCAGGCCATTTGTGCGAAACATCAGACGCCGTTGCAGGTTTCACTGGAGGCGTTGATGGCCTGTGGTGTCGGCGCCTGCCTCGGCTGCGTGGTGCCGGGTAAAGATCATCGTGAGGAGCAGCCGGACTACTTGTGTACCTGTCGTCAGGGACCGGTGTTTGATGCCGCAGAGTTACAATGGCCGGAGTCTGGAGGTGCCGCATGA
- the rimI gene encoding ribosomal protein S18-alanine N-acetyltransferase, translating into MGSFCLRPMVAADLCAVVNIEQGSHQHPWSRPLFERELDNPLSRLFVALDGDVIVGYLCVWVVAGEAEIHNVATAVQHQRRGVGMFLLGELFQWLQTEGVERVLLEVRASNVAAIQLYQRWGFETSSCRKGYYQDGEDALLMHRDLSESL; encoded by the coding sequence GTGGGATCCTTTTGCCTGCGGCCCATGGTCGCTGCTGATCTTTGTGCTGTTGTGAACATAGAGCAGGGGAGTCACCAGCATCCCTGGAGCCGCCCGTTGTTTGAACGTGAACTGGACAACCCTTTATCACGGCTGTTTGTTGCTTTGGATGGTGATGTCATTGTCGGCTATCTGTGTGTGTGGGTGGTTGCCGGAGAAGCGGAGATTCATAATGTTGCTACGGCTGTGCAGCATCAGCGTCGAGGGGTCGGCATGTTTCTGCTTGGCGAACTGTTTCAGTGGCTGCAGACTGAGGGCGTCGAACGGGTTCTGCTTGAAGTCCGTGCCTCCAATGTCGCAGCCATCCAGCTCTATCAGCGCTGGGGATTTGAAACGTCCAGCTGCCGTAAAGGCTATTATCAGGATGGTGAAGATGCGTTATTAATGCATCGTGACCTGTCTGAATCCCTTTAA